The following proteins are encoded in a genomic region of Oscillospiraceae bacterium:
- a CDS encoding pseudouridine synthase — protein MPDAGERIQKLMSEWGICSRRAAEKLIEQGRVKRNGRPVSLGEKATSRDLLTVDGERIGPTVDRKIYIMLNKPRGYVTTAKDELGRKCVTDLVADLNTRLYPVGRLDRDSEGLLLLTNDGAFAQKISHPSYEVGKTYRVTVEGKITPETELAFLEGVDSEGELLNVKRIQLIEEKENRTVLEIALTEGKNRHIRRICEVLGLSVLRLKRIAEGGVKLGGLPVGKYRELTPQEVATLKNR, from the coding sequence ATGCCTGATGCAGGAGAACGCATACAAAAATTGATGTCGGAGTGGGGAATCTGCTCCCGTCGCGCTGCCGAAAAGCTGATTGAGCAGGGCAGGGTGAAGCGCAACGGAAGACCGGTCTCGCTGGGTGAAAAAGCGACCTCGCGGGATCTTTTAACCGTCGACGGGGAGCGCATCGGCCCGACCGTCGACCGAAAAATTTACATAATGCTAAACAAACCGCGTGGCTATGTCACCACCGCGAAGGACGAGTTGGGACGTAAGTGCGTCACCGATCTGGTGGCCGATCTCAATACGCGCCTTTATCCGGTCGGACGGCTTGACCGTGATTCCGAAGGGCTTTTGCTTTTAACAAACGACGGTGCGTTTGCACAGAAGATTTCGCACCCGTCTTATGAAGTCGGCAAAACCTACCGCGTGACCGTGGAAGGCAAGATCACGCCCGAGACCGAACTGGCTTTTTTAGAGGGCGTGGACAGTGAGGGTGAACTCCTGAACGTCAAACGGATTCAGCTGATCGAGGAAAAAGAGAACCGTACTGTGCTGGAAATTGCACTCACCGAGGGCAAAAACCGCCATATCCGCCGCATCTGTGAGGTGTTGGGGCTCTCGGTTCTGCGGTTGAAGAGAATCGCCGAAGGCGGGGTGAAATTGGGCGGGCTTCCGGTTGGGAAATATCGCGAATTGACCCCGCAGGAGGTTGCGACGCTGAAAAACAGATAA
- a CDS encoding D-alanyl-D-alanine carboxypeptidase family protein — protein MRKKLVALAAVLAAAAICFSLIFNPGTSPVAGEIVDVLKPVSEVLTVSQNDISAEAAVIIEADSRKIIWSKNADELLPMASTTKIMTAMLTLQQQNLDDYFTVDTAAITVEGSSMGLRVGDQASLRALAVGMLTVSGNDAANAAAVRICGSISKFVELMNRTAVEIGMKNTSFATPSGLDAKNHYSTAYDMALLAAEALENEEFRTICSSKSAEATYGNPPYRRLLMNNNRMLRSYDGAIGVKTGFTKKSGRCLVSAAERDGITIICVTLNAPNDWADHTALLDLGFSSVELLSFTPEQIEYNVPVAGTTQNISVIPSGSASVACIAGDRNAVITKINLPEFVNAPIRAGDTLGNIEYIYNDRVVAKISLIALSDCIDPQAKTPGFFERLFGRKD, from the coding sequence ATGAGGAAAAAACTCGTCGCGCTTGCCGCCGTTCTTGCAGCAGCGGCCATCTGCTTTTCACTGATTTTTAATCCGGGTACAAGTCCTGTTGCCGGGGAAATTGTCGATGTTTTAAAACCGGTTTCAGAGGTCTTGACGGTTTCGCAAAACGACATCAGCGCAGAAGCCGCCGTAATCATTGAGGCCGACAGCCGCAAGATCATCTGGAGCAAAAACGCGGACGAATTGCTGCCGATGGCCAGCACGACCAAAATCATGACGGCAATGCTGACCCTTCAACAGCAAAACCTGGATGACTATTTCACGGTCGACACTGCGGCCATTACCGTCGAGGGTTCTTCAATGGGATTGCGGGTCGGCGACCAAGCGTCTTTACGGGCGCTTGCCGTGGGTATGCTAACCGTCTCGGGCAACGACGCGGCCAATGCCGCCGCAGTGCGTATCTGTGGGTCGATTTCAAAATTTGTCGAGCTGATGAATCGGACTGCTGTTGAGATCGGCATGAAAAACACATCATTTGCCACGCCGAGCGGACTGGATGCCAAAAATCATTATTCCACGGCTTACGATATGGCTTTATTGGCCGCCGAAGCGTTGGAGAATGAAGAATTCAGAACCATCTGTTCCTCCAAATCAGCGGAGGCGACCTATGGCAATCCGCCGTACCGCCGCCTGCTGATGAATAACAACCGCATGCTGCGCAGCTACGACGGCGCCATCGGCGTTAAGACCGGTTTTACCAAAAAATCGGGTCGTTGTCTGGTCTCGGCGGCAGAGCGGGACGGCATCACGATCATCTGCGTCACATTAAACGCGCCTAACGATTGGGCCGACCATACCGCTTTGCTGGATTTGGGCTTTTCTTCGGTTGAGTTATTATCGTTTACACCGGAGCAAATCGAATATAATGTCCCTGTAGCGGGCACAACGCAGAATATTTCGGTAATCCCCTCCGGAAGCGCGAGTGTGGCTTGTATCGCGGGGGACCGAAATGCCGTAATCACAAAAATCAACCTGCCGGAGTTTGTAAATGCACCGATCCGCGCCGGGGATACGCTCGGGAATATCGAATATATCTACAACGACCGTGTGGTCGCCAAAATTTCTTTGATCGCACTCAGCGACTGCATTGACCCTCAGGCGAAAACACCGGGATTTTTCGAACGCCTATTCGGCAGAAAGGATTAA
- the ytfJ gene encoding GerW family sporulation protein, whose protein sequence is MEMHPLSSIMQTTMENIKQMVDVNTIVGTPVTAPDGTMIIPVSKVSFGFASGGSDFDGKTAPKTNFGGGGGAGVTINPIAFLVVSSEGVRLIPIGSSGEPVDRVAALVPEMFDKVVSLFKKDKEKDKDKKSEMTTDGE, encoded by the coding sequence GAAATGCATCCTCTGTCTTCAATCATGCAGACTACGATGGAGAACATCAAGCAGATGGTGGACGTCAACACAATCGTCGGTACACCGGTCACAGCTCCGGACGGCACGATGATCATTCCGGTGTCAAAAGTCTCGTTCGGATTCGCTTCGGGCGGCTCCGATTTTGACGGCAAAACCGCGCCCAAAACGAATTTCGGAGGCGGCGGAGGCGCCGGCGTCACAATCAACCCGATCGCATTTTTAGTGGTCTCTTCCGAGGGCGTCCGATTGATTCCGATCGGTTCGTCCGGCGAGCCGGTGGACAGAGTCGCGGCTCTGGTACCGGAGATGTTCGATAAAGTTGTCTCGCTTTTCAAAAAGGATAAAGAAAAAGATAAAGACAAGAAATCCGAAATGACAACGGACGGCGAATAA